From Candidatus Polarisedimenticolia bacterium, the proteins below share one genomic window:
- a CDS encoding P-II family nitrogen regulator: protein MKEIKALIQPSKLYDVVMALHRIPSMPGFITSDIRGFPRGHADPESQSHGIDAIDSFEMMKVECVVPDSLAPLVVETIARVARTGYSRDGRIIISAVEDAVKIRTGQHGEEAV from the coding sequence GTGAAGGAGATCAAGGCCCTGATCCAACCGTCCAAGCTCTATGATGTCGTGATGGCACTTCACAGAATCCCGTCGATGCCTGGTTTCATCACCTCGGACATACGCGGATTCCCGCGTGGCCATGCAGATCCTGAATCCCAGAGCCACGGGATCGATGCGATCGACAGCTTCGAGATGATGAAGGTGGAGTGCGTCGTCCCCGATAGCCTTGCTCCACTTGTGGTGGAGACGATTGCCCGCGTAGCTCGTACGGGGTACTCTCGCGACGGGAGAATTATCATCAGTGCCGTCGAGGACGCCGTCAAAATCCGTACTGGCCAGCACGGCGAGGAGGCGGTCTGA